DNA sequence from the Chloroflexota bacterium genome:
CGGATCGGCGGCAGGGCCTGATCGCTTACGGCGTGGCGCTGGTCCTAATCGTGGCCATCGGCCTGGTCCGGATCTACCTCAATCTCCATTACCCCCTTGATGTGCTGGGCGGATGGATCGCGGGCGCAGCGCTCGTGTCGGTGCTGGTGGCCGTCCACATCCTGGGGGTCGACGAGCGGATGCGTGCCACCATGCGGCAGCGCCTCGTGGCCGGGACCTAGCCTGCGGCGTGCTGGAGTTCATCGACCAGCAGGTCATCCCGTTCTTCCTGGCCCTCTACGACGACATCGGCTACGTAGGCGTGGCGGTGGGCGTCGGGCTCGAGACGTTCGTCCCCATCCTCCCATCCGAGGTCATCGTCCCCATGGCGGGCTGGAAAATCGCCCAGTCGGGAGCCGATCCCGCGGTCGTCGAGTGGCTGACCGCGCAACCCTGGACCTTCATCGGCGTCATGGTCGCGGCCACCATCGGGGCAGCCGCCGGCTCTCTGGCGGGGTACCTGATCGGAGCCTGGGGCGGCCGACCACTTCTGGACCGATACGGACGCTATGTCCACATCCACCCCGACGACCTGGACCGCGCGGACGCCTGGTTCGCCCGCTACGGCGGCTGGGCCGTCTTCCTTGCCCGCTTCGTCCCGCTCCTGCGGGCGTTGATCAACTATCCCGCTGGGGTGGCCCGCATGCCCATCGGGCGCTTCCTGCTGTTCTCGATCCTGGGCTCCATCCCGTGGAACCTGGCCCTCGTCACCGCGGGGTGGGTGCTGGGCGAGAACTACGAGGCGCTGTACGAAGCCATTCGGCCGTTCGAGATCCTGATCTACGTCGTGGTGGTGCTCGGTGTCGCCTTCATCCTCATTCGCTGGGCCCGAGGCAGGAGCGCGCCGCAGCAGGTTTGACCGGCCGTCGGGGGCGTGGCAGCATCGGGTTGCAACTGAACGAATCCATCGCCTTCGGGGCGGGGTGAAACCCCCCACCGGCGGTCGGTCCGGTGAACGGACCAGCCCGCGAACCCCGTGAGGCCGGCGGCCGCGGAGAGGCTGCCGGGGCACCTCGCGGGGCCGACCTGACCCCGGCGCCAGCCGGGCAGACAGGGCCGACGGTGACAGTCCGGATGGGAGAGGGCGAGCACGAGGCGTTCCTCCGACGACCCGCGGACCGATCGGCGCTGCGCGCCGGGCTGGGATCGCGTTTCGGTCGAAGGCGCCGCGGCTGCCACGTCCCCGTCGCGCGATGGCGCATGGGAGACCGATGGAGCATACGAGCCAACCAGGGCCGGCGATCACGATCGAGGACCTGACGGTCCGCTTCCCCATGCCCTCGGGGACCCTCACCGCGCTAGACGGTCTGAGCGGATCGGTCGCTCCCGGCGAACTGGTGGCCGTGATCGGTCCGAACGGGTGCGGGAAGAGCACCCTCCTGCGGGCGATTGCCGGCTTGCTGGCACCCAGCGCGGGACGCATCGGTCTTAGGCCCGAAGGATCACCTCCGCATGCCGGAGATGGGCGCACAGGCCTCGTGTTCCAGCAGCCCCGGTTGTTGGGCTGGCGCTCCGCGCTAGACAACGTTGCCCTGCCCCTGGAATTGAGAGGGACGCCGCGTCCCGAGCGGCATCAGGCCGCCGAACGCGCGCTGGCCCAGGTCGGCCTGGCCGACGACGGCGTCAGCGCCCTGCGACCCCGAGAGCTTTCGGGCGGCATGCAGCAGAGGGTCGCCCTCGCCCGATCGTTGGTCACCGACCCGCCGGTCCTGCTGCTGGACGAGCCGTTCAGCGCCCTGGATGCGCTGACCCGTGACGCGTTTGACGTTCAGCTGGAGGCCCTGTGGCTGGCCCGGCGGCGGACGGTGGTCCTGGTCACTCACTCGGTGGGCGAGGCCATCGGGCTGGCGGACCGCATCTGGGTCATGACCCCGCGACCGGGACGCATCGCGGCCGACATCCGCGTACCGCTCGCGCGCCCCCGGCCGCCCGGGCTGACCGGAGATCCGGGCATGGCCGCTGTCGAGTCCCAGGTCCGCCAGGCGTTGGCCGCCGCCCACGCCCCCGAGCTCGAGGGCTGGGCCGAGCCGGGTCAGGAGGCCGCGGCATGACCATCCTCCGCCGGCTGGGTTTCATCGCCCTGAGTGCCGGCGCATTCCTCGCGGCCTGGAAGGTCATCGTCCTCATCGGCGGCTACCCCGAGTACATCCTGCCCGCCCCCGAGGTAGTCGCGGCCCGCGCGGCCGAGGCCATCCAGAACGGGACGCTCCAACCCCACCTGGCGGCCACCGTGGAGGAGAGCGTCATCGGTTTCTTGGTCGGCGCCCTGGTGGCGGTCGTGGTCGGCATCCTGCTGGCCAAGAGCTTGACCGCGGAGCGCGTGCTTTCACCGTACCTGGTCGCTGCCCAGGCCATCCCAATCCTCGCCCTGGCGCCCCTCATCGACATCTGGTTCGGCGGCGGGCTAACCGCACGAGTTGTGATCTGTGCTCTGATCGTGTTCTTCCCGATTGCCATCGCGACCATGGTCGGCATCCGGTCCACCGACCCGCTTCTGGTCGAGATGGCCCGCGCCTACGGTGCCCGCCCTCTGCAGGTCACTCGTCTCTTGGAGCTGCCTTCGGCGCTGCCCGTCCTCTTCGGTGGGCTCCGGGTGGGCGTGACCCTGGCCGTCATCGGCGCCGTGGTGGCCGAATGGGCCGGCGCCAGCATCGGTCTGGGCGTCCTCATCAACATCGCCGACCAGGGCCTGTTCGACACCCCATTGATGTTCGTGGCCCTGGCCAGCCTGGCCGTACTGGGCCTTGCCTTCTATGGCGCGGTGCTCATGGCCGAGCGCGTGCTGATCCCCCGATGAACGCCGAAAGGAAACCGATGCGGACCCGTGCCCTTCCCCTGGCCGTCGCGCTGACCTTGACCGTTGCGGCCTGCAACCCAACCGCGTCAGTCAGCCCAAGTGCAAGTTTCGATCCCGCTGCCTCCGCGACCCCGTCTCGCGAGCTCCGCCAGGTGCGGCTCCTGCTCGGCTTCCGCCCCGACGTCCAGTTCGCGCCGTTCTACCTGGCCCAGCAGGAGGGCTACTACGCCGATGCCGGGTTGGAGGTGACTATCGAGCACGCCGGTGGCGGCGAGCTCATCCGCCTCGTGGCCGACGGCCAGGCCGAGTTCGGGGTCGCCGATGCCACCGATGTCATGATCGCCCGGACCAGCGGGATTCCGGTGACGTACGTGTCGTCCCTGTTCCAGTCGTTTCCGGTGGCCCTGATTCGCCTAACCGGCTCGGTGTCGACGGACCCGGCCGAACTGGCCGGGATGACCATTGGCACTCCTGGCCGATTCGGGTCGTCGTGGCACGCCCTGTTGGCGCTGCTCGACGCTGGCGGCCTGACCGCGGACGACGTGACCATCCGGGAATATCCGCAGTTCAACCAGGTCGAGGGCTTCTTGGCCGGGGACGTCGACCTCATCACGGGCTTCCGGAACAACGAGCCCATCCGGCTGGCCGCGGAAGGGTTTGCGACCGATCTGCTGACGATTGACGAGGTCGCCCCACTCCCCGGTCCCGGGGTGGTGGTCGGCGACGAGCTCCTCGCCGACGATCAGGCGCTGGTCGAGGCTTTCGCATCGGCGACGGCCGCCGCCCAAGCGGCCGTGGTGCATGAGCCCGCCGCTGGCCTCGCCGCCGCCGCGACGGCCGTTCCGACTCTCTGGGAGGACATGGACACGGCCCGGTCGGTCCTGCTCGCGACCATTGACCTGTGGGAGGGGGACGGCGCGCTGCCGATGGGCGCGATTGACCAGGACCTGTGGGAGTCTGGTTTCGCCACCATGGTCGGCCTTGGCTTCATCGATGGCTCGGTCGCGCCGGACGAAATGTACTGGCCTGCGATTCGCCTCGACTGACGACGCCTCGGTTACTCAGCCGCCGATGAGGAACACGAGGCCGGCCACGATCAGGACGACCTCGATGATGGCCACGAAGACGCGCTCTGGCAGGCGGTCCACGATCCGCTTGCCGATCACGGAGCCGGCAATCATGGCCGGAGCCATCACCAGCCCGATCCCGACGGTGGCGGCCGTCAGGAGCGCGGCGGTCCCGTACGCGACCAGCTTGGCAACGTGCATGACCACGGTGGCCGCTGCCTCGGTGCCGATGTAGGCGCTCTTCACCAGCCCGGCGCGAAGGAAGAACGGCGCCATGATCGGCCCGACGGAACCGACCAGGGCCGACGCAAAGGCAAACCCCGCACCGATGACCGTGAAGGTCCGCGCGCCGAGCACGCCGCCCGGTTGGGGTCCGAGGCGGCGCCAGGCCACCGAGATCAACAGGAACGCACCGATGAGCCGCGTCAGGGCGTCCAATGGCGCAGCGGCGAACAGGAAACCGCCGATCAACGCGGCCGGGATACCACCCAGCGCGAACCAGCCCACGATCCGTCGATCGACGGCATCGCGGTTGATGACCACCCGCGATCCGTTGCCCACCAGCTGGGCGATGGTCAGGATGGGGATCGCGTCCCGCGGGCCGAAGAGGGCGACCAGGACGGGGAGCAGGATGGCTGCCCCGCCGAAACCGGCCACGGCGGCCAGCGTGCTGGCCGCCAGCGCGGCAACGGTCAGCAGCGCCAGCTCGAGGAGCAGCTCGGTCATGAGCCGGCCCCCGGCATCGGTCAGTCCGTGGCGATCTTGGTGACCAGGCGGACCGCCCCTTCGGCAGCGGTGACGACCTGGTCGAGCAGCATCATCGTGGTCACCGGTCCCACACCACCGGGAACCGGGGTGATGGCCGCGACCAAGGGCTGGACCCGCTCGAAGTCGACGTCGCCCACGACACCGGCCGCGGTGACGTTGATCCCGCAGTCCACAACCACAGCCGTCGGATTGACGAATTCGGGACCGATGAGTGCCGGCACCCCGGCAGCCACCACGAGGATCTCCGCCTCTCGCGTCGCGCGCGCCAGGTCCGCTGTTCCGCTGTGGGCCACCGCCACGTTCGCGCCCTGGGCGGCAAGAAGTGCCGCGGTCGGCTGCCCTACCACCCGCGAACGTCCGACGACAACGGTCGGGCGTCCGGCCACCGGGATCCGGTAGTGGTTCAGGATTTCCATCACCGCCACCGCGGTCGCCGGCATGAAGGCGGGCTCACCACGGGCCAGTTGCCTCGCGCTGACCGGACTCGCGCCGTCCACGTCCTTGGCGGGATCAACCAGCTGACCGACCGCTTCGGGGTCCAAGTGGGCGGGGATGGGGTAGATGACGACGATGCCGGCCACGGTCGGGTC
Encoded proteins:
- a CDS encoding sulfite exporter TauE/SafE family protein, whose amino-acid sequence is MTELLLELALLTVAALAASTLAAVAGFGGAAILLPVLVALFGPRDAIPILTIAQLVGNGSRVVINRDAVDRRIVGWFALGGIPAALIGGFLFAAAPLDALTRLIGAFLLISVAWRRLGPQPGGVLGARTFTVIGAGFAFASALVGSVGPIMAPFFLRAGLVKSAYIGTEAAATVVMHVAKLVAYGTAALLTAATVGIGLVMAPAMIAGSVIGKRIVDRLPERVFVAIIEVVLIVAGLVFLIGG
- a CDS encoding bifunctional 5,10-methylenetetrahydrofolate dehydrogenase/5,10-methenyltetrahydrofolate cyclohydrolase, whose amino-acid sequence is MSGRILDGRSIADLHRRDLATRVTSLTAQAGMPGLAILRFADAGPEVSYAQSLARSAGSIGIAPRDVRLPDHATMNDAAAALEALNQDPTVAGIVVIYPIPAHLDPEAVGQLVDPAKDVDGASPVSARQLARGEPAFMPATAVAVMEILNHYRIPVAGRPTVVVGRSRVVGQPTAALLAAQGANVAVAHSGTADLARATREAEILVVAAGVPALIGPEFVNPTAVVVDCGINVTAAGVVGDVDFERVQPLVAAITPVPGGVGPVTTMMLLDQVVTAAEGAVRLVTKIATD
- a CDS encoding ABC transporter permease codes for the protein MTILRRLGFIALSAGAFLAAWKVIVLIGGYPEYILPAPEVVAARAAEAIQNGTLQPHLAATVEESVIGFLVGALVAVVVGILLAKSLTAERVLSPYLVAAQAIPILALAPLIDIWFGGGLTARVVICALIVFFPIAIATMVGIRSTDPLLVEMARAYGARPLQVTRLLELPSALPVLFGGLRVGVTLAVIGAVVAEWAGASIGLGVLINIADQGLFDTPLMFVALASLAVLGLAFYGAVLMAERVLIPR
- a CDS encoding DedA family protein, whose amino-acid sequence is MLEFIDQQVIPFFLALYDDIGYVGVAVGVGLETFVPILPSEVIVPMAGWKIAQSGADPAVVEWLTAQPWTFIGVMVAATIGAAAGSLAGYLIGAWGGRPLLDRYGRYVHIHPDDLDRADAWFARYGGWAVFLARFVPLLRALINYPAGVARMPIGRFLLFSILGSIPWNLALVTAGWVLGENYEALYEAIRPFEILIYVVVVLGVAFILIRWARGRSAPQQV
- a CDS encoding ABC transporter ATP-binding protein codes for the protein MEHTSQPGPAITIEDLTVRFPMPSGTLTALDGLSGSVAPGELVAVIGPNGCGKSTLLRAIAGLLAPSAGRIGLRPEGSPPHAGDGRTGLVFQQPRLLGWRSALDNVALPLELRGTPRPERHQAAERALAQVGLADDGVSALRPRELSGGMQQRVALARSLVTDPPVLLLDEPFSALDALTRDAFDVQLEALWLARRRTVVLVTHSVGEAIGLADRIWVMTPRPGRIAADIRVPLARPRPPGLTGDPGMAAVESQVRQALAAAHAPELEGWAEPGQEAAA
- a CDS encoding ABC transporter substrate-binding protein; translation: MRTRALPLAVALTLTVAACNPTASVSPSASFDPAASATPSRELRQVRLLLGFRPDVQFAPFYLAQQEGYYADAGLEVTIEHAGGGELIRLVADGQAEFGVADATDVMIARTSGIPVTYVSSLFQSFPVALIRLTGSVSTDPAELAGMTIGTPGRFGSSWHALLALLDAGGLTADDVTIREYPQFNQVEGFLAGDVDLITGFRNNEPIRLAAEGFATDLLTIDEVAPLPGPGVVVGDELLADDQALVEAFASATAAAQAAVVHEPAAGLAAAATAVPTLWEDMDTARSVLLATIDLWEGDGALPMGAIDQDLWESGFATMVGLGFIDGSVAPDEMYWPAIRLD